One Pseudomonas abieticivorans genomic region harbors:
- a CDS encoding transporter — MNRAAMCLSLSLTAAVANAAGTLPELGSQPAPANADPERCHQLQNNFDIDLKEVVKAGCQPSTEQISKLMDNPVGNLVLLFNQFDYTALKGPHSNGTRYLGKYSFMPTFPISIGEDWNLINRIPISYVSAPVNRKAGDLIGMSPYEVLADRDFPSIIQDPFDRTSGLGDLAYVGVFSPKQPIHFDGGGKLVWGVGPTAMFPTAEEDVLGTGKYSLGPAFVAAYLGPDWTLGVFPQHWWSVGGDSQRKDVSLTNIQYFIQRNIPGDAQWRVGMTPNVTVNWKADGGQKVTFPVGLGAGRIFNFGKLPVRISGEIQYSVIHPDDQISSRWNFRLSFIPVIPTFML; from the coding sequence ATGAACCGCGCGGCGATGTGCCTCAGCCTGTCCTTGACTGCTGCGGTGGCCAATGCTGCCGGCACCCTGCCCGAGTTGGGCAGCCAGCCTGCGCCGGCAAACGCCGACCCGGAGCGCTGCCATCAGTTACAGAACAACTTCGACATCGACCTCAAGGAGGTGGTTAAAGCCGGTTGCCAACCGTCCACCGAGCAAATCTCCAAACTCATGGACAACCCGGTCGGCAACCTGGTGCTGCTGTTCAACCAGTTCGACTACACCGCACTCAAGGGCCCCCACAGCAACGGTACCCGCTACCTGGGTAAATACAGCTTCATGCCCACGTTCCCGATTTCCATCGGCGAGGACTGGAACCTGATCAACCGCATCCCCATCAGCTACGTCAGCGCGCCGGTGAACCGCAAGGCCGGCGACCTGATCGGCATGAGCCCCTACGAGGTGCTGGCCGACCGGGATTTCCCCTCGATCATCCAGGACCCGTTCGACCGCACCAGCGGCTTGGGCGACCTGGCGTACGTGGGGGTATTTTCACCCAAGCAGCCGATCCACTTTGACGGCGGCGGCAAACTGGTCTGGGGCGTGGGCCCCACCGCCATGTTCCCCACCGCCGAGGAAGACGTGCTGGGCACCGGTAAATATTCCCTGGGCCCGGCGTTCGTCGCCGCCTACCTGGGGCCGGACTGGACCCTGGGCGTGTTCCCGCAACATTGGTGGTCGGTGGGCGGTGACAGCCAGCGCAAGGACGTCAGCCTGACCAACATCCAGTATTTCATCCAGCGCAACATTCCCGGCGACGCGCAATGGCGCGTCGGCATGACCCCCAACGTCACCGTCAACTGGAAAGCCGACGGTGGCCAGAAAGTCACGTTCCCGGTCGGCCTGGGTGCCGGGCGCATCTTCAACTTCGGCAAGCTGCCGGTACGCATCTCGGGCGAAATCCAATACTCGGTCATCCACCCGGACGATCAGATCAGCAGCCGCTGGAACTTTCGGCTGTCCTTCATTCCGGTCATCCCGACCTTCATGCTTTGA
- a CDS encoding winged helix-turn-helix transcriptional regulator produces the protein MSAPEDFRPAPFSVMARRGELMDANCPSRDVLKHMTSRWGVLVLVILLGGMHRFSDLRRKIGGVSEKMLAQTLQGLEGDGLVNRVSLPVVPPHVEYSLTPLGCEAAELVEGMADWIEEKLPRIMEYRQQQAQVQAQD, from the coding sequence ATGAGCGCCCCTGAGGATTTTCGTCCCGCCCCTTTCTCTGTAATGGCCCGCCGCGGCGAATTAATGGACGCCAACTGCCCGTCCCGCGACGTGCTCAAGCACATGACCAGCCGTTGGGGCGTGCTGGTGCTGGTGATTTTGCTGGGTGGCATGCACCGCTTCAGCGACCTGCGCCGCAAGATCGGCGGGGTCAGCGAGAAAATGCTCGCGCAAACCCTGCAAGGGCTGGAAGGCGATGGCCTGGTCAATCGCGTTTCGCTGCCGGTGGTGCCGCCCCACGTTGAATACAGCCTCACGCCACTGGGTTGCGAAGCTGCCGAACTGGTGGAAGGCATGGCCGATTGGATCGAAGAAAAACTGCCGCGCATCATGGAGTATCGCCAGCAGCAGGCACAGGTTCAGGCACAAGACTGA